One part of the Olleya sp. YS genome encodes these proteins:
- a CDS encoding LytTR family DNA-binding domain-containing protein, whose translation MTCIIIEDEKPAQNLLKNYISKLPNLELIGTFQSALEAHVFFKTQTAGIVFLDINLPSISGLDFIKTIKNPPAIIMTTAYPDYAVSSFELETIVDYLVKPFGFDRFLKAINKAENVTKKEEIKKSVASENSIFLNVDKTLHKIVLDDILYLESDRNYMTLVTTTQRLSYLDSLKNWIEKLPKQQFIQIHKSYIINTNYVSKISGNEIYINTHRLPIGRTYKADLLKKLRII comes from the coding sequence ATGACTTGTATTATTATTGAAGACGAAAAACCTGCACAAAACTTACTAAAAAACTATATAAGTAAGTTGCCAAATTTAGAGTTGATTGGAACTTTTCAATCGGCTTTAGAGGCTCATGTTTTTTTTAAAACACAAACAGCAGGTATCGTTTTTTTAGATATTAATTTACCTAGTATTTCTGGTTTAGATTTTATTAAAACTATTAAAAACCCACCAGCAATCATTATGACTACTGCTTATCCAGATTATGCGGTTAGTAGTTTTGAGTTAGAGACTATTGTAGATTATTTAGTCAAACCATTTGGATTTGATCGCTTTTTAAAAGCTATTAATAAAGCAGAAAACGTAACAAAAAAAGAAGAAATTAAAAAGAGTGTTGCTTCAGAAAACTCCATTTTTTTAAACGTAGATAAAACGCTTCATAAAATAGTATTAGATGATATTTTGTATCTAGAATCTGACCGTAATTATATGACTTTGGTAACCACAACACAACGGTTATCTTATTTAGACTCACTTAAGAATTGGATCGAAAAATTGCCAAAACAGCAATTTATACAGATTCATAAATCGTATATAATTAATACTAATTATGTTAGCAAAATTTCTGGAAACGAGATTTACATTAATACTCATCGTTTACCAATTGGAAGGACGTATAAAGCCGACTTACTAAAAAAGTTAAGAATAATTTAA
- a CDS encoding histidine kinase, translating into MVNLKKHTSQILVHLLFWMLFILVSLFIFSRYYWAENPFLQYLSILVVLVYVNNFVLLPFFVKRKWYLLYSLLFIAISFFATQLYCNVFAQCGCSIMKCLSDYLWQTLVPLIFFSFIWMLFRFLDEQNQKEDMIKQHTQMELKFLKSQINPHVLFNNLNTIYSYSIEKPDETPELILMLSDNLKHVLYESNSQFVSLEKELQFLDNYIKFQNIRTEGVKQIHYHTKIDNQQLKIAPLLLITIIENAFKHSTLNSVISIDIKEQNKVLTCSCKNDFDSANTDTTEFKIGLNNLKKRLDLLYPDKHTLVITKHNQFEVVLTLKLA; encoded by the coding sequence ATGGTAAATCTTAAAAAACATACCTCTCAAATATTAGTACACCTCCTTTTTTGGATGCTGTTTATTTTGGTATCTCTATTTATTTTTTCTAGATACTATTGGGCTGAAAACCCATTTTTACAATACTTATCTATACTTGTTGTATTGGTTTATGTCAATAATTTTGTGTTGTTGCCTTTTTTTGTAAAACGAAAATGGTACTTGCTTTACAGTTTGCTTTTTATAGCTATTTCGTTTTTTGCTACGCAACTGTATTGTAATGTGTTTGCACAATGTGGTTGTTCTATAATGAAATGCTTAAGCGACTATCTTTGGCAAACTTTAGTGCCATTAATATTTTTTTCGTTTATATGGATGTTATTTCGGTTTTTAGACGAGCAAAACCAAAAAGAAGACATGATAAAACAGCACACCCAAATGGAGTTAAAGTTTTTGAAATCTCAGATAAATCCTCATGTATTGTTTAATAATCTAAACACGATTTATTCGTATTCTATTGAAAAACCTGACGAAACTCCAGAGCTTATTTTGATGTTATCCGATAACTTAAAGCACGTGTTGTACGAGAGTAATTCTCAATTTGTGTCTTTAGAGAAAGAGCTTCAGTTTTTGGATAATTACATCAAGTTTCAGAACATTAGGACAGAAGGTGTTAAGCAAATACATTACCATACTAAAATTGATAATCAGCAACTAAAAATTGCACCTTTATTATTGATTACTATTATTGAAAATGCTTTTAAACATAGTACGTTAAATAGTGTAATTTCAATAGATATTAAAGAACAAAATAAGGTGTTAACCTGTAGTTGTAAAAATGATTTTGACAGCGCAAATACAGATACCACAGAATTTAAAATAGGACTAAATAACTTAAAAAAGAGATTAGATTTACTATATCCAGACAAACACACATTAGTCATTACAAAACACAATCAATTTGAAGTGGTTTTAACCTTAAAATTAGCATGA
- a CDS encoding tetratricopeptide repeat protein has translation MKSIAILLTIILSITYSIAQTEINTEVFDDKGKAKLLGPINKEGLQKDTYKDWFNKNYNDYIVNEKLVETFKDSLKDYKIKVFLGTWCGDSKKEVPRFYNVLETADFNMENLEVIALDNEKEHYKQGPNSEEKGYNIHRVPTFIFYKDDKEVSRIVEHPVETLERDIEKIVTNQRYTFNYIAANYVQYLLAEKTIEELHKENNKLVAQLSEFVKGSRELNTLGYVYLRAKAYDKAIYTFTLNTLIFPYKYNVYDSLGEAYFESKNYTEAIKNYNKVLELNPEDKNALDMLEKIKLETTD, from the coding sequence ATGAAATCCATTGCAATCCTTTTAACTATCATTTTAAGTATAACTTACAGCATCGCTCAAACAGAAATAAATACAGAAGTTTTTGACGATAAAGGTAAAGCAAAATTATTGGGTCCAATTAACAAGGAAGGTCTTCAAAAAGACACCTACAAAGATTGGTTTAATAAAAATTATAACGATTATATCGTAAACGAAAAATTGGTAGAAACTTTTAAAGACTCGCTTAAAGATTATAAGATAAAAGTGTTTCTAGGAACTTGGTGTGGAGATAGTAAAAAAGAAGTACCACGTTTTTATAATGTATTGGAAACTGCAGATTTTAATATGGAAAACCTTGAAGTTATAGCTTTAGATAATGAAAAAGAGCACTACAAACAAGGTCCAAATAGTGAGGAAAAAGGATACAACATCCACAGAGTACCTACTTTTATTTTTTACAAAGACGACAAAGAAGTAAGCAGAATTGTTGAGCATCCTGTCGAAACGTTAGAACGTGATATAGAAAAAATAGTTACTAACCAGAGATACACTTTTAATTACATTGCTGCAAACTACGTGCAATACTTACTTGCAGAAAAAACCATTGAAGAGTTACATAAAGAAAATAACAAATTGGTTGCTCAACTATCTGAATTTGTAAAAGGCAGTCGCGAGTTAAACACCCTAGGTTATGTGTATCTTCGAGCTAAAGCTTACGATAAAGCAATCTATACCTTTACATTAAACACACTTATATTCCCTTATAAATATAATGTTTATGATAGCTTAGGAGAAGCCTATTTTGAAAGTAAAAACTACACAGAAGCCATAAAAAATTACAACAAAGTTTTAGAGTTAAACCCAGAAGATAAAAATGCATTGGATATGCTTGAAAAAATTAAATTAGAAACTACAGACTAA
- a CDS encoding S46 family peptidase: MKFLKFLLLFITFNVSAQQGGMWIPSLLEGMNETEMTNLGSKLTAKDIYDVNNSSLKDAIGHFNGGCTSEVISDKGLVLTNHHCGFGQIQSHSSLENDYLKDGFWAMSLDQELPNEGLYIEFIVRIEDVTNQVLNGISDNMTEKEKQSLIDRNSNAYQKAVAKEAWQDTKIKSFYNGNQYFLFVTERFEDIRLVGAPPTSIGKFGSDTDNWVFPRHTGDFSMFRIYADENNRPAKYSKNNKPYKPKHFLPISLDGVEEGDFTMVFGFPGRTNEYLPAVAIQHITEEFNPTNIAIREAALKVIDAKMKESDAVRIKYASKQARIANAWKKWIGENLGIEKSDAVAKRRAFEATFTKALKEKNLEDKYRHILSDFDKLYKDFGPINIKRRNFIEVFLVTNELMQMTFRAYQMEQAIAANLENFEKAKAGLVARLEGIHKNYDVSVDRGVFKNVMPFYTNKVDATIYDKTAFTNLDSALKLLEGDAKDVLKKLNKDAAYQYAKPLIDTFYNSIDKDYQEKNEPITALQTKYMTALMEALPNARYFPDANSTLRVTYGQVRGYSPRDAVYYNPVSYLDGVIEKYVPGDYEFDVPEKLLELHKNKDYGQYADSNGKVPVCFLGTNHTTGGNSGSPAIDANGNLVGLNFDRVWEGTMSDMNYDPEICRNIMVDLRYVLFIVDKYAGATHLIDEMKLVHPKKQ, from the coding sequence ATGAAATTTTTAAAATTCCTATTACTTTTTATAACGTTTAATGTTTCTGCCCAACAAGGTGGCATGTGGATTCCTTCGTTGCTAGAAGGGATGAACGAAACCGAAATGACCAATCTTGGTAGTAAACTAACTGCAAAAGATATTTATGATGTCAACAACTCGAGTTTAAAAGACGCCATTGGACATTTTAATGGTGGCTGTACCAGTGAAGTGATTAGCGATAAAGGATTAGTATTAACCAATCACCATTGTGGTTTTGGACAAATACAATCACATTCGTCATTAGAAAACGACTATTTAAAAGATGGATTTTGGGCAATGTCATTAGACCAAGAACTGCCAAACGAAGGATTATACATCGAATTTATTGTTAGAATAGAAGATGTTACCAATCAAGTCCTTAACGGAATATCAGACAACATGACTGAAAAAGAAAAGCAGTCATTAATCGATAGAAATAGCAATGCCTATCAAAAAGCAGTTGCTAAAGAAGCTTGGCAAGACACTAAAATCAAATCATTTTATAATGGCAATCAGTACTTTTTATTCGTTACAGAACGTTTTGAAGATATTAGATTAGTTGGTGCACCACCAACTAGTATTGGTAAATTTGGAAGCGATACAGATAACTGGGTGTTTCCTAGGCATACTGGAGATTTTTCGATGTTTAGAATTTATGCTGATGAAAACAATAGACCAGCTAAATACAGTAAAAACAATAAACCATATAAACCAAAACACTTTTTACCAATCTCTTTAGATGGTGTTGAAGAAGGTGATTTCACAATGGTATTTGGTTTTCCTGGTCGTACAAACGAGTATTTACCAGCTGTTGCCATTCAGCATATTACAGAAGAATTTAACCCAACCAATATTGCCATTCGTGAAGCTGCCTTAAAAGTTATAGATGCTAAAATGAAGGAAAGTGATGCAGTTAGAATTAAATATGCGTCTAAACAAGCACGTATTGCTAATGCATGGAAAAAATGGATAGGCGAAAATCTTGGGATTGAAAAAAGTGATGCAGTTGCAAAACGTCGTGCATTTGAAGCCACTTTTACTAAAGCTTTAAAAGAAAAAAATCTTGAAGATAAGTATAGACATATCTTATCGGATTTTGATAAATTATATAAAGATTTTGGTCCAATAAATATCAAACGTAGAAATTTTATTGAAGTCTTTTTGGTAACAAATGAGTTGATGCAAATGACCTTTAGAGCTTACCAAATGGAACAAGCTATAGCAGCTAATCTAGAAAATTTTGAGAAAGCAAAAGCAGGTTTAGTTGCAAGATTGGAAGGGATTCATAAAAATTACGATGTTTCAGTAGATCGAGGCGTCTTTAAAAATGTAATGCCTTTTTACACCAATAAAGTAGATGCTACTATCTATGATAAAACAGCGTTTACCAACTTAGACTCTGCTTTAAAGTTATTGGAAGGTGATGCTAAAGATGTTCTTAAAAAACTAAATAAAGATGCAGCTTACCAATATGCTAAACCTTTAATTGATACGTTTTACAACTCTATTGATAAAGACTACCAAGAAAAAAACGAACCGATTACTGCCTTACAAACTAAATATATGACTGCATTAATGGAAGCCTTACCAAATGCACGTTATTTTCCAGATGCCAACAGTACACTTCGTGTGACCTATGGTCAAGTAAGAGGCTATTCTCCAAGAGATGCTGTGTATTATAATCCTGTAAGTTATTTAGATGGAGTTATTGAAAAATATGTTCCTGGAGATTACGAGTTTGATGTACCAGAAAAATTACTAGAACTACATAAAAACAAAGATTATGGACAATATGCAGATAGTAACGGAAAAGTACCTGTTTGCTTTTTAGGAACTAATCATACCACTGGAGGAAATTCTGGTAGTCCTGCAATTGATGCTAATGGTAACCTTGTTGGATTAAATTTTGACAGAGTTTGGGAAGGCACAATGAGCGATATGAATTATGATCCAGAAATTTGCCGAAACATAATGGTAGATCTGCGTTACGTTCTGTTTATTGTAGACAAATATGCTGGAGCAACCCACTTAATTGACGAGATGAAGTTGGTGCATCCTAAAAAGCAATAA
- a CDS encoding DinB family protein: MKHLLILSLIILFSSCSSKTDTNQNDFIKDYLERLENSKTYLILVAQEMPEDKYVFKASPESMSFAEHLMHIAWAMDWHSQTLLGGRKARDWDTDLELKVDNKSKKEMIATINKTFNQTLKLISEFDITKLNDRLDYLGLERSKRQIFLLLADHISHHRGQMIVYLRLNGLKPPRYVLYQ, translated from the coding sequence ATGAAACACTTACTAATCTTATCCTTGATAATTCTTTTTTCTTCTTGCTCCTCTAAAACAGATACAAATCAGAACGATTTTATAAAGGATTATTTAGAACGATTAGAAAATTCTAAAACGTATTTAATTCTTGTTGCTCAAGAGATGCCAGAAGACAAATATGTGTTTAAAGCATCTCCTGAATCCATGAGTTTTGCGGAACATCTAATGCATATTGCTTGGGCAATGGATTGGCACAGTCAAACGCTATTAGGTGGTCGTAAAGCAAGAGATTGGGACACAGATTTAGAACTTAAAGTTGATAATAAGTCTAAAAAGGAAATGATTGCAACCATTAACAAAACATTTAATCAAACGCTAAAATTAATTTCAGAATTTGACATTACTAAGCTGAATGATAGATTGGATTATTTAGGATTAGAGAGATCCAAACGACAAATTTTTCTATTGCTCGCTGACCATATTTCCCACCACAGAGGGCAAATGATTGTTTACTTACGACTAAATGGACTTAAGCCACCTAGATATGTTTTGTATCAATAA
- a CDS encoding DNA mismatch repair protein MutS, whose translation MTKTIDYYNSNSIKYTSEISKLYKQLTSLSVARLLVFVVTAVGLYFTFGNWVVFGGVLIVGSVLFIILLSYYTNIKSTYLLKQELLKINQEEIRIASGDFFHKQEGLQFLNSTHNYALDIDLFGRGSFFQFLDRTATVDGTITLANSLKANEIKDITKRQDAIKELSQKAGWRQQFQATASLIQVDTEAKAILKFLQSHQPFLPQVFKYLPLVVSIATVTIIGLALTKIIPLAILGYWIFVGLLITSRYLKKINMLSANTDKMRDTFRQYAALLHAIENETFTSKLLLEKQAKINLKDKKASTILNELSKAMDALDNRNNLISAIFGNGYFLTDIKHTYTIEQWIDNYKSTVSHWFEVVSFFDAYNSLGNYAFNHQHYVYPDIVEVNQDTKVNQLGHPLLHPDKRIDNNFEIKNQQFFIITGANMAGKSTFLRTVSLHIVMANVGLPVCATSSVYSPVKLITSMRTSDSLTDDSSYFFSELTRLKYIVDAIKEDNYFIILDEILKGTNSTDKAIGSRKFVEKLVSSHATGIIATHDLSLCEIEKELEEVKNYYFDAQIINDELYFDYTFKKGVCQNMNASFLLKKMEIV comes from the coding sequence ATGACAAAAACAATCGATTATTACAATTCCAATAGTATAAAGTATACTTCCGAGATTTCTAAACTTTATAAACAATTAACTAGCTTAAGTGTAGCTAGATTATTAGTATTTGTTGTAACAGCAGTTGGATTGTATTTTACATTTGGTAATTGGGTAGTATTTGGAGGTGTTTTAATAGTTGGTTCTGTTTTATTTATTATATTATTATCGTATTATACCAATATAAAATCTACCTATCTTTTAAAACAAGAATTGTTAAAGATTAATCAAGAAGAAATTAGAATAGCATCAGGAGATTTTTTTCATAAACAAGAAGGCTTACAGTTTCTAAATTCTACCCATAACTATGCTTTAGATATCGATTTGTTTGGACGTGGTAGCTTTTTTCAGTTTTTAGACAGAACAGCAACAGTCGATGGTACAATTACACTTGCCAATAGTTTAAAAGCTAATGAAATTAAAGATATTACTAAAAGGCAAGATGCCATTAAAGAATTGTCTCAAAAAGCAGGATGGCGACAACAGTTTCAGGCTACCGCAAGTTTGATACAAGTAGACACGGAAGCCAAAGCCATTCTTAAATTTTTACAATCGCACCAACCGTTCTTACCACAAGTGTTTAAGTATCTACCTTTAGTTGTTTCAATTGCTACAGTAACGATTATTGGACTAGCATTAACTAAGATTATTCCATTAGCGATACTTGGATATTGGATATTTGTTGGGTTATTAATTACTAGTCGTTACCTAAAAAAAATTAATATGCTAAGCGCCAACACAGACAAAATGCGCGATACGTTTAGACAATATGCAGCATTGTTGCATGCTATTGAAAACGAAACATTTACTTCAAAATTATTGCTAGAAAAACAAGCTAAGATTAACTTAAAAGACAAAAAAGCTTCTACTATTTTAAACGAATTGTCAAAAGCAATGGACGCTTTGGATAATCGCAATAATTTAATTTCTGCAATCTTCGGAAATGGTTATTTTTTAACAGATATAAAGCACACGTATACTATTGAGCAATGGATAGACAATTATAAATCCACAGTAAGTCATTGGTTTGAAGTAGTTAGCTTTTTTGATGCTTATAATAGCTTAGGTAATTACGCCTTTAACCACCAGCACTATGTGTATCCAGATATTGTTGAGGTTAATCAAGACACTAAAGTAAATCAGTTAGGTCACCCTTTATTACATCCAGATAAACGTATTGACAATAATTTTGAAATAAAAAACCAGCAGTTTTTTATTATCACTGGAGCAAATATGGCAGGAAAAAGTACCTTTTTACGCACAGTATCTTTGCATATTGTAATGGCAAATGTAGGTTTGCCAGTATGTGCAACGTCTTCTGTTTACAGTCCTGTAAAACTAATTACTAGCATGCGAACAAGCGATAGTTTAACAGACGACAGTAGTTATTTCTTTTCTGAATTAACTCGATTAAAGTATATTGTTGATGCTATAAAAGAAGATAATTACTTTATTATTTTAGACGAAATTTTAAAAGGAACAAATAGCACAGACAAAGCAATTGGTTCCAGAAAATTTGTCGAAAAACTAGTCTCTAGTCACGCTACAGGAATAATAGCTACTCACGATTTAAGTCTTTGCGAAATTGAAAAAGAGTTAGAGGAAGTTAAAAACTATTATTTTGATGCACAAATCATAAATGACGAACTCTATTTTGATTATACTTTTAAAAAAGGCGTTTGCCAAAATATGAATGCTAGTTTTTTATTGAAAAAGATGGAGATTGTGTAA
- a CDS encoding VCBS repeat-containing protein, protein MLYKNRFVILFLLSIVVFSCNTSSPENKTPKNYLLEQLTPEETGVDFSNQLKEDENHSIINYIYFYNGSGLCAGDINNDGLSDLYFVSNQGQNKLYLNKGNLQFEDITKSANINSNSDWNTGATMVDINNDGFLDIYLCSVSGILDFKGRNELFVNNGDGTFTEKAKEYGLDFSGYSTQSYFFDYDKDDDLDVYIVNHAVHTNLSYGPASQRNNRADLVGDVLLKNDNGKFVDVSEEANIFGGPNGYGLSASIADFNNDGWDDIYVCNDFHEDDYYYINNQDGTFTESLSDAFSTISRFSMGSDAADINGDGFVDLITLDMLPDQEKVIKQTEGDDAMYNMQKQLKKLGYRDQISRNMLQINNKGDYFIETASFNNIEDTDWSWGPLFADFDNDGYQDLFICNGIIRRPNDLDFRKYVSSTFKKYGSHEGLKWLYKSIDKMPTGESSNRIFKGNNSKFEDKTGHWIADTPSFSNGGIYIDLDLDGDLDIVTNNLNGKAEIFRNKTNKSKNHLTLTFNYKGNNKEGLGTKAILYSNGTSQFKQLYKSRGFLSAGDGKLYFGLGDNSVDSLHIIWPNNKLQKITTVDINKNLKIDYQDSETPYSYPNLKANTIFKKEALIDYTHIEDTYDDFFHERLIPYRVSIQGPAVAIADIDNNGFEDIFIGNTSGKKAKLFMNNGLSFNEKEVADIQKDLLFEDNVATFFDADGDSDLDLYIGSGIELIRRKAFENDRLYINNNNTFEKSTNKIPDNLNNTSSVVAYDYDQDGDQDLFVGNLSNPDHFGLNPTSYILVNDGQGNFTKDQTFSLNVKVTSATWRDINNDGVKDLLVSSEWDSPKIYINNTGSLSPIEIPEHLNGLWQTITTYDIDADGDEDILLGNWGENTRFNKVSTESPLRMYNSDFDNNGTNETILAYKIDDNYYPVNSKDELASQMNIISKRFVDYKDFSLRPIEEVLTPQALKKTTINEVQTLASGYLENNNGTFNTFIEFKAQLQLAPINSFDEVTINNEKGLIVSGNSNKVGTYHGAYLALKGIFLKTNEDFEQVSNYGIEPFNGQVKQTGLIKMKNKDVFYVITNNEELKTYTSN, encoded by the coding sequence ATGTTATATAAAAATAGATTTGTAATACTATTTTTACTGTCCATTGTAGTTTTTAGCTGCAATACATCTTCTCCAGAAAACAAAACACCTAAAAACTATCTTCTTGAGCAACTCACTCCCGAAGAAACTGGTGTTGATTTCTCCAATCAATTAAAAGAAGATGAAAACCATAGTATAATTAATTACATATATTTTTACAATGGTAGTGGTCTTTGTGCAGGAGATATCAATAATGATGGTTTAAGCGATTTGTATTTTGTGTCTAATCAAGGACAAAATAAATTATACCTTAATAAAGGGAATCTTCAATTTGAAGATATCACAAAAAGTGCGAATATAAATTCTAATTCAGACTGGAATACAGGTGCCACAATGGTAGATATTAATAATGACGGTTTTTTAGATATTTATTTATGTTCTGTTTCTGGAATACTTGATTTTAAAGGTCGTAACGAACTTTTTGTAAATAATGGTGATGGTACATTTACTGAAAAAGCTAAAGAGTATGGATTAGATTTCTCAGGGTATTCTACACAATCTTACTTTTTTGATTATGATAAAGATGACGATTTGGATGTGTACATTGTCAATCATGCAGTACATACTAATCTGTCATATGGTCCTGCGTCACAAAGAAATAACAGAGCGGATTTAGTTGGTGACGTCTTATTAAAAAACGATAACGGTAAGTTTGTTGATGTTAGCGAAGAGGCTAATATTTTTGGTGGACCTAATGGTTACGGGTTAAGTGCCTCTATAGCAGATTTTAATAATGATGGTTGGGATGATATTTATGTGTGTAACGATTTTCATGAAGATGACTATTATTATATAAATAACCAAGATGGGACGTTTACAGAAAGTCTATCGGATGCGTTTTCTACCATTAGTCGATTTTCTATGGGAAGTGATGCAGCAGATATCAATGGAGATGGATTTGTAGACTTGATAACTTTAGACATGCTTCCAGATCAAGAAAAAGTCATTAAACAGACTGAAGGTGATGATGCCATGTATAACATGCAAAAACAGTTAAAAAAGCTTGGTTACAGAGATCAAATATCCAGAAATATGCTTCAAATAAATAATAAAGGAGACTATTTTATAGAAACAGCATCTTTTAATAACATTGAAGATACAGATTGGAGTTGGGGACCGCTTTTTGCAGATTTCGACAATGATGGCTATCAAGATTTATTTATTTGCAATGGTATAATAAGACGACCAAATGATTTAGATTTTAGAAAATACGTATCTAGTACCTTTAAAAAATACGGTAGTCACGAGGGTTTAAAATGGTTATATAAATCTATTGACAAAATGCCTACTGGCGAATCTTCCAACAGGATTTTTAAAGGAAACAACAGCAAGTTTGAAGATAAAACTGGACATTGGATAGCAGATACTCCATCGTTTTCTAATGGAGGTATTTATATAGATTTAGATTTGGATGGCGACTTAGATATTGTCACCAATAACCTTAACGGAAAAGCCGAAATTTTTAGAAATAAAACTAACAAAAGTAAAAACCATTTAACCCTAACATTTAATTATAAAGGCAATAACAAAGAAGGTTTAGGAACTAAAGCAATTCTGTATTCCAATGGGACCTCACAGTTTAAACAACTATATAAATCAAGAGGGTTTTTATCTGCTGGAGACGGAAAACTATATTTTGGATTAGGTGATAATTCTGTGGATTCATTACATATTATTTGGCCTAATAATAAGCTACAAAAAATTACTACGGTTGACATTAACAAAAATCTTAAAATCGATTATCAAGATTCAGAAACACCTTATTCATATCCTAATTTAAAAGCGAATACGATCTTCAAAAAAGAAGCTTTAATAGATTACACACATATTGAAGATACTTATGACGATTTTTTCCATGAACGATTAATACCATATAGAGTCTCTATTCAAGGTCCTGCAGTAGCAATTGCTGATATTGACAATAATGGATTTGAAGATATTTTTATTGGTAATACCTCTGGTAAAAAGGCAAAGTTATTTATGAATAATGGTTTATCATTTAATGAAAAAGAAGTTGCCGATATCCAAAAAGACTTGCTATTTGAAGACAATGTAGCTACATTTTTTGATGCAGATGGTGACTCGGATTTAGATCTTTATATTGGTTCTGGAATAGAACTTATTAGAAGAAAAGCGTTTGAAAACGACCGATTGTATATTAACAACAACAATACCTTTGAAAAATCCACTAATAAAATTCCAGATAATTTAAATAATACCTCAAGTGTGGTGGCTTATGATTATGATCAAGATGGAGACCAAGATTTATTTGTCGGTAATTTATCTAATCCAGATCATTTTGGGTTAAATCCAACCTCTTACATTTTGGTTAATGATGGTCAAGGTAATTTTACTAAAGACCAAACTTTTAGCTTAAATGTAAAGGTCACTTCTGCAACTTGGAGAGATATTAATAATGATGGAGTTAAAGATTTATTAGTGTCTTCAGAGTGGGATTCGCCTAAAATATATATCAATAATACAGGTAGTTTAAGCCCAATAGAAATTCCTGAACATTTAAATGGACTTTGGCAAACCATTACAACTTATGATATTGATGCAGATGGAGATGAAGATATTTTATTAGGAAACTGGGGGGAAAACACTAGATTCAATAAGGTTTCAACCGAGTCACCTTTACGAATGTATAATTCAGATTTTGATAATAATGGAACAAACGAAACCATATTAGCCTATAAAATTGACGACAACTATTATCCAGTTAACTCTAAAGACGAGTTAGCCTCACAAATGAATATAATTAGTAAACGCTTTGTGGACTATAAAGATTTTTCGCTTAGACCTATTGAAGAAGTCTTAACACCTCAAGCGCTAAAAAAGACGACTATCAACGAGGTACAAACATTAGCTTCTGGTTATCTTGAAAATAATAACGGAACGTTTAACACGTTTATTGAGTTTAAAGCCCAATTACAATTGGCACCAATCAACTCGTTTGATGAAGTTACAATCAATAACGAAAAAGGATTGATAGTTAGTGGTAATTCTAACAAAGTTGGTACTTATCATGGTGCCTATTTAGCATTAAAAGGTATCTTTTTGAAAACAAATGAAGACTTTGAACAAGTTTCAAATTACGGAATTGAGCCTTTTAATGGGCAAGTCAAACAGACTGGGCTTATAAAAATGAAGAACAAAGATGTTTTTTATGTAATAACTAATAATGAAGAGCTTAAAACTTACACCTCAAATTAA